One Corynebacterium matruchotii genomic window, CGAGCTTGACGACGTGACCGTTGCCTATCGGAAAGAACGCTTCCCGATTGATAATGACCCGGCGGAAAAGCGGGCGTCTCGGGCGGTGGCCCTCTGGTTGGGCATTGGTGTACTGTCCGCCATCGCGTTCTTGGGTGTCTATATCGCCTGGCCGTGGCAGTATAAGGGCCTGGGTGATGAGGGGGTGACCCTCTACACCTTCTACACCCCGTTGTTGGGTATTACCGCTGGTCTTGCCATATTGTCCCTGGGCTTTGCGGTGGTCTTGTATGTGAAGACCATTATCCCGGAGGAAATAGCGGTACAGCGGCGGCACGATGGTCCCTCGTCCGAGGTAGATCGTCGTACCATCGTGGCGTTGCTCAATGATTCGTGGGAAACCTCCACCTTGGGGCGTCGTAAAGTGCTCCAGGGGCTGTTGGGCATGTCGGCGGTGCTGGTGGGCCTGGTTATTGCCGCGCCGCTTGGTGGCATGATTAAAAACCCGTGGAAGGCCGGTAAGCTGGGCATTCAGGGGGATGGTACGCTGTGGACCTCCGGTTGGACCCTGACGGAAAAAGGCGTCAAACTGTACCTGGGTCGAGACACCGGCGCGCTGGCCGTCAAGCATGAAACGGATGCCGGCGAGCACTACAGCACCCAGGGTGTTACCCGCCTGGTGCGGATGCGGCCGGAGGACCTGGCCGCCGCCGCCATGGAGACCGTGTTCCCCCTGCCAGAAGAGGACGTGAACGATGGGGATCTCTACGATCCCACCCGCGACGTATACGAAACACACATGCATTCCATTCATGGTCCCCGTAACGCCGTCATGTTGATTCGTCTCCGTTCCTCGGACGCCGCTAAGGTGGTTGAACGCGTGGGGCAGGAAGATTTCCACTTCGGTGATTACTACGCCTATTCGAAGATTTGTACGCACATCGGTTGCCCCACCTCGCTGTATGAGGCGCAAACCAACCGGATCCTGTGCCCCTGCCACCAGTCGCAGTTCGACGCATTGCATTACGGCAAGCCGGTGTTCGGCCCCGCCGCCCGTGCTTTGCCACAGCTGCCGATTACCGTTGATGAAGACGGTTACCTCGTCGCCGCGGGTAACTTTGTGGAACCCGTTGGCCCCGCATTCTGGGAGCGTAAGTCATAATGAGCACCAAATTAGCCGAAATCGGCAATAATATTGATTCGCGGTACACCGCTGCTGCGGGTATTCGCCGCCAGATTAACAAGGTATTTCCCACCCACTGGTCGTTTATGCTCGGTGAGATTGCGCTCTATAGCTTTCTCATCCTGCTGCTGACCGGTGTCTACCTCACACTCTTCTTCGACCCGTCTATCACCAAGGTCATCTACGATGGTGCGTATCTTCCGCTGAATGGCGTGGAGATGTCCCGGGCGTATGAGACGGCCTTGAACCTGTCCTTCGAGGTGCGCGGCGGGCTCTTTATCCGCCAAATGCACCACTGGGCTGCGCTCATGTTCATGGTGTCCATGACCGTGCACATGCTGCGCATCTTCTTCACCGGGGCGTTCCGGCGCCCGCGTGAGGCCAACTGGATTATCGGTTGCGTGCTGTTGCTGCTGGGCATGGCCGAGGGCTTCATGGGCTACTCCCTGCCGGACGACTTGCTGTCCGGCGTGGGCCTGCGCATCATGTCCGCCATTATCGTGGGCCTGCCGATCATCGGCACCTGGATGCACTGGCTCATCTTCGGCGGGGATTTCCCCTCCGAACTGATGTTGGACCGTTTCTATATCGCCCACGTGCTGATTATCCCGGGCATTATCTTGGGCCTGATCGCCGCTCACCTGGCGTTGGTGTGGTACCAGAAGCACACCCAATTCCCCGGGCCGGGTCGCGCCGAAAATAATGTGGTGGGCGTGCGGATTCTGCCGCTGTTCGGCATCAAGGCCGCCGCGTTCGGGTTGATTACCGCCGGCGTGTTGGCACTCATGGCCGGGTTGACCACGATCAACGCGATTTGGCTGCTGGGTCCCTATAATCCGGCGCAGGTGTCTGCCGGTTCGCAGCCCGACATTTACATGCTGTGGACGGACGGTTTAGCCCGGGTCATGCCGGCATGGGAGCTGTATTTGGGTCATTACACTGTGCCTGGGGCGTTCTGGGTGGCAATGCTGGCCGGCCTCATGGTGGTGTTGCTCATCGCCTATCCATTCATTGAGGCGAAGATTACCGGGGACACGGCCCACCATAACCTGTTGCAGCGGCCGCGGGACGTGCCGGTGCGGACCTCGCTGGGCATGATGGGGATCGCCTTCTACTTCCTGGTGACCCTCTCGGGCGGCAACGACCTGTTCGCCTACCACTTCGGGGTGTCGCTGAACGCCATGACCTGGGTGGGTCGCATTGGGCTCATTGTGCTGCCGCCGTTGGCCTACTTTGTGACCTACCGGATCTGCATTGGGTTGCAGCGCTCCGACCGTGAGGTGCTGGAGCACGGCATTGAGACCGGCGTGATTAAGATGATGCCGAACGGTGCGTTCGTGGAGATCCACCAGCCGCTGGGCGAGGTGGATGAGCACGGCCACCCGGTGCCGTTGTCGTACGCTGGTGCGCCGGTGCCGAAGCAGATGAACCAATTGGGCTTCTCCGGCCATCCGGGTCGGGGTGTCTTGACGCCGGATCCTGAGGATGTGGCCCGGAAGGCCGCCGAGATCGAGCATGAGAATCATCAGGAGGAGTACGAGATGCTCCAGGCCTTAAATGAGGCTAATCGGGAGGCCGATGAGGAGAACAAGAAATCCTAAAATAGCCAATTAGCGCTTAAGAAAATAGCCACTGCCTTCGATGGTGGTGGCTATTTTGCTGTCCCGGTTTTGGGCCGTTTTAGCAGACCTAATAACTTAAGAATCCGCAAATAATGACTTTGATCGGGTGTCGTGGCAGCCCAGATGCTAGCCTTTCGACGCCTAAAGCGGGAATTACCTGCGGATTTTCGGTGAATTTTGTAGATATTCTGGACCTGCGGGTGCCATTGCTTTGTCGTGGTCATGAGCTAGGCGCTGCGGTGGGGGACCAGGGTTCAGACTCACAGAATCTGTTTCTAGTGTTACTAAAGTTGCTAAAGTGACTGGTGATAAAGACTTTTCCGGGTAATCCCTTAGGGGTAGGGCGGGGGTATGGTGGGGAAAAATCGCCCCTATTTGGGTCAAAGAAAACCCCCTGTGACATAGATTACATTAATTAAGTTTTGAGCCCCTGGGGTGACTATTTTCATACGGGGCAAACCCCTAGGGGTCTGATGACTTTTATTATTCGAGCAGGTTATTGCCCATTTTCATGTCATTTTCAGCAATGTATATTGGTGGCACTAATTGTTTAATAATCGTTAAGGTTTATATTAAATTACTTTAGTAACGACTTGATAACGGTCAAAACGGCCAAAATGAATGGACATAGGTTAAAAAAATTTCGTAACCTATTTGAGACAAATTCAGCCAGAGAAAAGCCGAACTGGTTAACAGGGTTCGTGTTAGACAAACTCTGGTTCCGGACCATATACCGGTACACCAAGAATCCCGGCATTGGTAGGCAACATAAACAGTATTGGAGATTCATCCGTGGCTAAGCACCGTCGTCAAGGCAAGAAAGTGGTACGTAACACCGCAGCAGTCACTGCAACTGCTGCTGTCGCTACGCTGACACCCATGGCTGCTCATGCAGCAGAGGTAGTGGTTCCTGGTACCGATTTCCGTATGGATGTCCAGGGGTTAGAAAGCGTTCAGGGTCTTGCTAACGTCCCCGGGGTGGACAATTATGTTCCCTCCCTCAAGGGGCAAGGTGGCACGGACTTTGCGGCAGCGATTGCTAACCCTCAGGCACAGCCCTTCCAAACCCAGTCTGTAGGAGAGTCGATCTTGGCAGCAGCTCGTTCCAAGATAGGCTCCCCTTATGTTTGGGGCGCAACGGGGCCGAACGCATTCGACTGCTCGGGCCTGACCACCTGGGCATATAACCAAGTGGGCAAGAAGATTCCTCGTACCTCGTATGGGCAAGCAGCTGAAGGACAAAAGGTTTCGCGGGAAAACCTGCAACCTGGTGACATTGTGGTCTTTTATTCTGGCGCCTCTCACGTCGGCATTTATGCCGGCAATGGCAAGGTCGTGCACGCGGTCACGCAGGGCACCCCCTTGCAGGAAGCACCGATGGACAACATGCCATTCCATTCCGCAGTGCGTTTCTAACTCAACTTAGTGCGACGTAAAAGCTGCCCCCCAACCATGAGCATCGGGAGGCAGCTTTTATCTATTCAATTACCCCACCAGCCACTCTCGTAACAATTCACCTGGGAAAACACCGTAACCAGGTGTTTTACTATATACTACTTCAGATTTTATCCAGTTTTTATAATTGTCGAGGTTTCTTGTGCGTGCGTTCCTTGCTGCCTTAGGCACCATCATTACCCTTTCCGTCCTTCCCATCGCGGCCCAGGCAGAAGACGTTGACCAGCTTATCCGCACCATGGATGAGCTTTCCCATCAAACCAACGACAAAAACGAAGCGGTAAAACACAAGGAGGACGAGGTAAAGGCCGCCGAGGACGAGGTGAACCGGCTCACCGGTGTGGCCCAAGATACTGAGGCTGTTGCTAGAACCGCCGAGGAGTCCGAAAAGGCCTTCCAAGCCGAAGTGAACCGCATTGCCGGCGCCAAATATCGGGGTGTGGCCATCGACCCCATGTCGAAGATTTTCGGGGCCCATAATCCGCAGATTGCGATCGACCAGACGGCCTATATGGCAACCATTACGGCCCAAACCGAAGAGGCCGTCGCAAAGCTTGTCGACGCCACCAAGGTGGCGAAAGACGCCCGCGACGCCGCCGCTAAGGCTGTCGAAGACGCCAAGCAGCACAAGGCCAACCTAGAGGGCGAACGCGACAACCTCACCCGGGAGCAGGAAGAGCTCAAAGGCAAAATGAAAGAGCTCATGGACAAGGTCAACGGCCTCAGCCCCGCCGACCGGGCCAAGTGGGTGGCGAAAAACGGTCCCATCGACTACAGCATTGCCGGACTGGTGGGCGCCAACCCCATTGGTATGAAAGCCCTAGAGATCGGCATGACCAAGATCGGTGCTCCCTACGGTTGGGGCGCCGCCGGACCTGACGTATTTGACTGCTCCGGTTTAGTGCTCTGGTCCTACGCACAACAGGGCATCACCGTGCCCCGCACCTCCCAGGCCCAAATGGCCGGCGGCACCCCCGTCAGCCGCGAAGAACTGCAACCCGGTGACGTGGTTGGCTTCTATCCGGGTGCCACCCACGTCGGTATCTATGCCGGCGACAATAAGATCCTGCACGCCTCCGACTACGGCATCCCCGTGCAGGTGGTGAACATGGATTCCATGCCCTACTACGGTGCCCGCCGCTACTAACCTGCGGTAGGTAACCCATGCGAGTCCTACTGGTCACCAACGATTTTCCGCCTACCATCGGCGGTATCCAGTCGTATCTCCGCGATTTCATTAGTACCCTCCCACCGCAGGATGTTGTGGTGTTTGCCTCTACCCAGGACACCGCCGCGGCCGCCAACTGGGACGGTCAGGCGGCATACCGGGTGTATCGGTGGCCGCGTCGCATCATGTTGCCCACCCCGGCCACCGTCCGCCGCATGCGGCAGATCATTCGTGCCGAAAACATTGATGTGGTGTGGTTCGGTGCCGCTGCCCCCCTCGCCCTCATGGCCCGGGCCGCCCGCGCCGCCGGCGCCCGCCGCGTTATCGCATCCACCCACGGGCATGAGGTGGGTTGGTCCATGCTGCCCGGCGCCCGCCAAGTGCTGCGCGTTATTGGCAGCCACTGCGATGTGGTCACCTACATTTCCGACTACACCCTCAGCCGGTTCCGGGCCGCTTTTGGTGAGCCTACCTTCGAATGGTTGCCTTCCGGGGTGGACAGTCACCGATTTAGCCCGCTTTCTGCCGCCCAGCGTCAGGCTGTGCGTTCCCAATTGGGTTGGCGGACTAGTGGGCACTATGTGGTGTGCATTTCCCGCCTGGTGCCCCGTAAAGGCCAGGATCAACTCGTGCGACTCTGGCCGGATGTGCTCACCCACTTTCCCGACGCCACCCTCGTCATTGTTGGTGGTGGCTCCCGTCGCTTCACCGCCCGGCTTCGGCGACTCGCCGGAAACCTCGCCGACGACCGCATCGTTTTCACCGGCCGGGTGGGGGAGGAGTGCATGTCCCACATGCTGCATGCCGCCGATGTATTTGCCATGCCCTGCCGCACCCGCGGCGGCGGCCTCGATGTTGAGGGTCTGGGCATCGTGTACCTCGAAGCCCAGGCCGCTGGCATTCCCGTGATCGCTGGCCGCTCCGGTGGGGCGCCGGAAACCGTCATCCCGGAATCCGGCATTGTGGTTGATGGCCGCAGCCAGCAAGACATCCTGGCCGCCCTCATAGCCTTGTTGTCCGACCCGAAGCGCCGCCGTGACATGGGTTGGCGGGGGCGCAGCTTTGTGGAACGATCCTGGACCTGGGAACGCATGGAGGCCCGGCTTCGGCGCATTCTGGCTGGGTCGGAAACCTAGTGGGAGACCCGATAGGGAATGTGGTGGCGAATAGGAAGTTTGAGGCATTGATCGGTATAATCAGCCCTTGATTCTTCTATCTTATTAATCACAAGGCGGGTTTTATGTCTACTCCAGTCACAATTGGTTTTGATATCGGCGGAACCAACATGCGGGCTGGGGCAATCACCGAAGCCGGAAACATTATTGATTCCACCGCCACCGAGGCGCCCCATGACGCTGACGAGCTGCAAGAGGGCATTGTCCGCATTGTCAATAAGTTCCGTGCTGACCACTGTATCGGCGCTGTGGGGTTGGCCATTGCTGGCTTCTTGGACCCCGACTGTGAAATCGTTCGATTCGCCCCACACCTGCCATGGCGTGACCGCCACGCCCGTGCTGAATTGCAGGCTGCGTTGGGGGTTCCGGTGCGCCTCGAACACGACGCCAATGCCGCGGCCTGGGGTGAATACAAATTCGGCGGGGCCCAAGGCCACGACAATTGGGTGCTTTTCGCCTTGGGAACCGGCATCGGCGCCACCCTTATGCAGGACGGGAATATATACCGTGGTGCCTTTGGCACTGCTCCGGAATTCGGCCACATACAAGTGGTTCCGCATGGTAGGCCCTGTGCCTGCGGGAAGCGGGGCTGTTTGGAACGCTACTGCTCCGGCACTGCCTTGGAACAAACTGCCCGGGAGCTCTTGGCCGATAACCCCATCACCACCTCCATACTGTCCGACCACCCGGAACTTACCGGGAAAACCGTCATGGATGCGGCCCGCCAATCCGACCCCATCGCTACCGCCGCCGTCACCAGCATTGCCGAATGGCTCGGGTTGGCCCTCTCCATGGTGGTTGACATTCTTGACCCCGGCATGATCCTTATCGGCGGGGGTATGTCCGCCGACCATGATGTGTACTTGCCGCAGGCCACCGAGATTATGGCGGCGAATATTGTTGGTTCGGGATACCGGCCTGTCCCCACGGTCTCTACCGCTAAACTTGGTGGTAATGCCGGTATGATTGGTGTTGCCGATCTAGCCCGACAACTATTCATAGACAAGAACCAACAAAAATGAGGGGATCACAGAGTGACAAATAACTGGTATTGGGCATTTAAAAATGTGTTATTGGGGCCGTTTTTGCGGGTGTATAACCGTCCCACCATTGATGGGGGCTCCAATATTCCTACCATTGGGGCCGCTATCCTCGCATCCAACCATCAATCCGTCATGGATTCCTTTTACCTGCCGCTGCTGTGCCCCCGGCAAATTACCTTCCCGGCCAAGAGCGAATACTTCACCACCCCGGGTATCGTCGGCAGGCTGCAAAAATGGTTCTACACCTCGGTTGGTCAGGTTCCGCTTGACCGGAGTTCTGCCAAGGCTGGTGAGGTACTGCTCACCGCCGCCCGGAATATTTTGGACAGAGGGGAGCTTTTCGGCATTTACCCCGAGGGCACCCGCTCGCCCGACGGCCGGATTTATCGGGGTAAGACCGGGGCCGCCCGTGTGGCTATTGCTACCGATGTGCCGATCATTCCCATTGCCATGATCGGCAGCCGCAACGCCAACCCCATTGGCTCCTGGGTGCTTCGCCCCGCGAAGGTCCGGATTCGGGTTGGGGCACCCATTTACCCCCGCGAATTTCTCCGCGAACGTGGCTTGGGTGAATACGAGGGGGCCCGAGCGCTCACCGATCATATTATGGCCACGCTGAGCGAACTCAGCGGCCAACCTTATGTCGATCTTTATGCTGCTGACGTGAAAAAATCCCTGGCTGCTGGTAATGGTTACCCACCCGTCCCATAGCACGTTATCGCTGTGATCCTATCGCAGTCTCGTAATGATCCCGCCACGGCCTTGGTGCGGCTTATCTGACGATACCTACCACCCCCATCAGATAGCATCTATGTCATGCTTAATGGTAGAAATGTGAATGACCGGTGCGGCGTGAGATCCCTGCTCACCCCGCCATTCTCATTATTTGTACAGCGAAAAGGATAATTCATGACTCAACCCACTGGGGCTAAAAAGGTGCGCATGGCGTGGCCTGATGTCGCCCGGGGTGTTTCAATCCTAGGAGTAATGACCCTTCATGCCACCCTGGAGGTGCCCGGAGGACTAGACACTCCCATCGCCAAAGTCAATGAATTCATTGCTACTCTGCGTATGCCACTGTTTTTCATGGTGGCAGGTTTTTTCTCCGTAAAAATTTTCAAGTTTTCCTTCTGGGAATTATTCCGGAAACGCCTGTGGTTCCTCCTCGTGCCCTACCTGTTTTGGGCACCAGTGGAAATGATCCTCGACCGTCATAAGGCCTGGGTAGTTCAGGAAATCCCGTTGCCGGAACCAATGTTTTATGTGGACTCCGTGTACTACGCCCAAAACATGTATTGGTTCCTGTGGTCGCTCATGCTGTTCACCATTATTTTGTGGGCGACGAAATGGCTTCCGTGGATCGTTCAGCTGCTCATTCCCGCGATCGTTATCGCCGCCTCACCGTGGCTGCTGCTTGCCGGCAACCTGGTAATGCCTCGCATCATTGCCTACCTGCCGCTATTCCTATTGGGGGCTTACCTCAGGCCGCATATCACTAAGTTTGCCGACAACGCCCTCCATCCGTGGGTTGCCATCACCTCTACCATGCTGGCCTTGGTGTCGTTCCAGCTTTATGCCCTCCCATTCGACGGCCCATGGCGGCCGGCTCTCAACGTTATTGTGAGCCTCGTTTATCTTCCCTTTGGGGTAACCGTTGCGATCCTGCTGTCCAAGGTTCCCATGGTTGGCGAAGGCCTGAAACGCATTGGTCGGCATACGCTGGTCGCATACCTTGGTCATCCCATCGCGCTCATTGTGTTTTTTGGTTTCTTTTTCGTCAACCGGGACAATGGTTTCAACCCCGAGGCCACGAATTTTATTGATACTCCCTTGTGCTGGGTCATTATCAATATGGGCTTCTGCGCCAT contains:
- a CDS encoding ubiquinol-cytochrome c reductase iron-sulfur subunit → MSKNEKNYSDKDLNGMSNGELARLGTELDDVTVAYRKERFPIDNDPAEKRASRAVALWLGIGVLSAIAFLGVYIAWPWQYKGLGDEGVTLYTFYTPLLGITAGLAILSLGFAVVLYVKTIIPEEIAVQRRHDGPSSEVDRRTIVALLNDSWETSTLGRRKVLQGLLGMSAVLVGLVIAAPLGGMIKNPWKAGKLGIQGDGTLWTSGWTLTEKGVKLYLGRDTGALAVKHETDAGEHYSTQGVTRLVRMRPEDLAAAAMETVFPLPEEDVNDGDLYDPTRDVYETHMHSIHGPRNAVMLIRLRSSDAAKVVERVGQEDFHFGDYYAYSKICTHIGCPTSLYEAQTNRILCPCHQSQFDALHYGKPVFGPAARALPQLPITVDEDGYLVAAGNFVEPVGPAFWERKS
- a CDS encoding cytochrome b, giving the protein MSTKLAEIGNNIDSRYTAAAGIRRQINKVFPTHWSFMLGEIALYSFLILLLTGVYLTLFFDPSITKVIYDGAYLPLNGVEMSRAYETALNLSFEVRGGLFIRQMHHWAALMFMVSMTVHMLRIFFTGAFRRPREANWIIGCVLLLLGMAEGFMGYSLPDDLLSGVGLRIMSAIIVGLPIIGTWMHWLIFGGDFPSELMLDRFYIAHVLIIPGIILGLIAAHLALVWYQKHTQFPGPGRAENNVVGVRILPLFGIKAAAFGLITAGVLALMAGLTTINAIWLLGPYNPAQVSAGSQPDIYMLWTDGLARVMPAWELYLGHYTVPGAFWVAMLAGLMVVLLIAYPFIEAKITGDTAHHNLLQRPRDVPVRTSLGMMGIAFYFLVTLSGGNDLFAYHFGVSLNAMTWVGRIGLIVLPPLAYFVTYRICIGLQRSDREVLEHGIETGVIKMMPNGAFVEIHQPLGEVDEHGHPVPLSYAGAPVPKQMNQLGFSGHPGRGVLTPDPEDVARKAAEIEHENHQEEYEMLQALNEANREADEENKKS
- a CDS encoding C40 family peptidase yields the protein MAKHRRQGKKVVRNTAAVTATAAVATLTPMAAHAAEVVVPGTDFRMDVQGLESVQGLANVPGVDNYVPSLKGQGGTDFAAAIANPQAQPFQTQSVGESILAAARSKIGSPYVWGATGPNAFDCSGLTTWAYNQVGKKIPRTSYGQAAEGQKVSRENLQPGDIVVFYSGASHVGIYAGNGKVVHAVTQGTPLQEAPMDNMPFHSAVRF
- a CDS encoding C40 family peptidase, encoding MRAFLAALGTIITLSVLPIAAQAEDVDQLIRTMDELSHQTNDKNEAVKHKEDEVKAAEDEVNRLTGVAQDTEAVARTAEESEKAFQAEVNRIAGAKYRGVAIDPMSKIFGAHNPQIAIDQTAYMATITAQTEEAVAKLVDATKVAKDARDAAAKAVEDAKQHKANLEGERDNLTREQEELKGKMKELMDKVNGLSPADRAKWVAKNGPIDYSIAGLVGANPIGMKALEIGMTKIGAPYGWGAAGPDVFDCSGLVLWSYAQQGITVPRTSQAQMAGGTPVSREELQPGDVVGFYPGATHVGIYAGDNKILHASDYGIPVQVVNMDSMPYYGARRY
- a CDS encoding glycosyltransferase family 4 protein encodes the protein MRVLLVTNDFPPTIGGIQSYLRDFISTLPPQDVVVFASTQDTAAAANWDGQAAYRVYRWPRRIMLPTPATVRRMRQIIRAENIDVVWFGAAAPLALMARAARAAGARRVIASTHGHEVGWSMLPGARQVLRVIGSHCDVVTYISDYTLSRFRAAFGEPTFEWLPSGVDSHRFSPLSAAQRQAVRSQLGWRTSGHYVVCISRLVPRKGQDQLVRLWPDVLTHFPDATLVIVGGGSRRFTARLRRLAGNLADDRIVFTGRVGEECMSHMLHAADVFAMPCRTRGGGLDVEGLGIVYLEAQAAGIPVIAGRSGGAPETVIPESGIVVDGRSQQDILAALIALLSDPKRRRDMGWRGRSFVERSWTWERMEARLRRILAGSET
- a CDS encoding ROK family protein, translating into MSTPVTIGFDIGGTNMRAGAITEAGNIIDSTATEAPHDADELQEGIVRIVNKFRADHCIGAVGLAIAGFLDPDCEIVRFAPHLPWRDRHARAELQAALGVPVRLEHDANAAAWGEYKFGGAQGHDNWVLFALGTGIGATLMQDGNIYRGAFGTAPEFGHIQVVPHGRPCACGKRGCLERYCSGTALEQTARELLADNPITTSILSDHPELTGKTVMDAARQSDPIATAAVTSIAEWLGLALSMVVDILDPGMILIGGGMSADHDVYLPQATEIMAANIVGSGYRPVPTVSTAKLGGNAGMIGVADLARQLFIDKNQQK
- a CDS encoding lysophospholipid acyltransferase family protein, translated to MTNNWYWAFKNVLLGPFLRVYNRPTIDGGSNIPTIGAAILASNHQSVMDSFYLPLLCPRQITFPAKSEYFTTPGIVGRLQKWFYTSVGQVPLDRSSAKAGEVLLTAARNILDRGELFGIYPEGTRSPDGRIYRGKTGAARVAIATDVPIIPIAMIGSRNANPIGSWVLRPAKVRIRVGAPIYPREFLRERGLGEYEGARALTDHIMATLSELSGQPYVDLYAADVKKSLAAGNGYPPVP
- a CDS encoding acyltransferase family protein, whose amino-acid sequence is MTQPTGAKKVRMAWPDVARGVSILGVMTLHATLEVPGGLDTPIAKVNEFIATLRMPLFFMVAGFFSVKIFKFSFWELFRKRLWFLLVPYLFWAPVEMILDRHKAWVVQEIPLPEPMFYVDSVYYAQNMYWFLWSLMLFTIILWATKWLPWIVQLLIPAIVIAASPWLLLAGNLVMPRIIAYLPLFLLGAYLRPHITKFADNALHPWVAITSTMLALVSFQLYALPFDGPWRPALNVIVSLVYLPFGVTVAILLSKVPMVGEGLKRIGRHTLVAYLGHPIALIVFFGFFFVNRDNGFNPEATNFIDTPLCWVIINMGFCAIGTIAMYGISKTKLLGWTVHPPAIKLPKVTVPHWPHIPDILRRGVKTHGTAQGITQSAPASTTG